The Paracoccus sp. MC1862 genome includes a window with the following:
- a CDS encoding CHASE domain-containing protein: MTLTLGIGLTAFTVRLENRAAVLRFERLADLVSGRIEQRMIQHVALLRGTRSYFDAQDQPVSVEEFRRYVEGLELQSDYRGIQGIGFAALLPADLQRPALERISANHGWPAVARPGSDQPLVGPITMLEPMDARNRQAIGYDMFAESVRREAMIAALESGEAQATGPVELVQEITAEKQAGFLIYIPTRIGLFGMREGRDGGWVYAPYRAGDLHHAVLAELPDLPLSLRTMDRQAPGQPLFDNIPEDAPARLLNRAATREIAIAGRNWQLTMVPAPGFLGLDDRTASLMVGALSLLLLIAVTGATRNFMRALREAELRAVQSAREADERTLLLREMQHRIKNHLARIQAIARQTMRSAPDLQEFGRVFGARLSAMAKAQDAVNRTDQGSAELAGLLRAEVGGVVAAAQAEGMLNGPPVRLNGREAQALGLVAYELSTNAMKYGENSDDLTIRIDWTVERRAGADWLVLRWNEPDASPAPGREDQNGNGGFGSQLIHALIEGDLNGAFARAFGSDGMVVTIAFPLALAGHSGSDGASAFGSSGP, translated from the coding sequence GTGACTCTGACGCTTGGCATCGGCCTGACCGCCTTTACTGTCCGGCTGGAAAACCGGGCGGCCGTGCTTCGTTTTGAACGGCTTGCCGATCTGGTGTCGGGCCGGATCGAGCAGCGGATGATCCAGCATGTCGCCCTGTTGCGGGGCACGCGCAGCTACTTCGACGCGCAGGACCAGCCGGTTTCCGTGGAAGAATTCCGCCGCTATGTCGAAGGGCTGGAACTGCAAAGCGATTATCGCGGCATCCAGGGGATCGGCTTTGCCGCGCTGCTGCCGGCGGACCTCCAGCGCCCGGCCCTTGAGCGGATCTCTGCCAACCACGGCTGGCCGGCGGTTGCGCGTCCGGGCAGCGACCAGCCGCTTGTCGGCCCCATCACCATGCTCGAACCCATGGACGCTCGGAACCGGCAGGCGATCGGCTATGACATGTTCGCCGAATCCGTGCGCCGCGAGGCAATGATCGCCGCCCTTGAAAGCGGCGAGGCGCAGGCGACCGGGCCGGTGGAACTGGTGCAGGAGATCACCGCCGAAAAGCAGGCGGGTTTCCTGATCTACATCCCCACCCGGATCGGGCTGTTCGGGATGCGCGAGGGCCGGGACGGCGGCTGGGTCTATGCGCCCTATCGCGCCGGCGACCTGCATCACGCGGTTCTGGCCGAACTGCCGGACCTGCCCTTGTCGCTGCGGACGATGGACCGGCAGGCGCCCGGCCAGCCGCTGTTCGACAACATCCCCGAGGATGCGCCCGCCCGCCTGCTGAACCGCGCCGCCACGCGCGAGATCGCCATCGCCGGGCGGAACTGGCAGTTGACGATGGTTCCCGCCCCCGGCTTTCTGGGGCTGGACGATCGCACGGCCAGCCTGATGGTCGGGGCATTGTCGCTGCTGCTGCTGATCGCGGTGACCGGCGCCACGCGCAACTTCATGCGCGCGCTGCGCGAGGCAGAGTTGCGCGCCGTTCAGTCCGCCCGCGAGGCCGATGAGCGCACGCTGCTGCTGCGCGAGATGCAGCACCGGATCAAGAACCACCTGGCCCGCATCCAGGCGATTGCCCGGCAGACGATGCGCTCGGCCCCGGACCTGCAGGAATTCGGGCGCGTGTTCGGGGCGCGGCTGTCGGCGATGGCCAAGGCGCAGGATGCCGTGAACCGCACCGATCAGGGATCTGCGGAACTTGCCGGACTGCTGCGGGCCGAGGTCGGCGGCGTCGTTGCCGCCGCGCAGGCCGAAGGGATGCTGAACGGCCCGCCGGTGCGGCTGAACGGGCGCGAGGCGCAGGCCTTGGGGCTGGTCGCCTATGAGCTCAGCACCAACGCGATGAAATACGGGGAAAACTCGGACGACCTGACGATCCGCATCGACTGGACGGTTGAACGGCGCGCCGGCGCCGACTGGCTGGTGCTGAGGTGGAACGAACCGGACGCCAGCCCGGCGCCCGGCCGTGAGGACCAGAACGGAAATGGCGGCTTCGGGTCGCAACTGATCCATGCGCTGATCGAGGGCGACCTGAACGGCGCGTTCGCCCGCGCCTTCGGGTCCGACGGCATGGTCGTCACCATCGCCTTTCCCCTGGCGCTGGCGGGTCACAGCGGCTCGGATGGCGCCTCGGCCTTTGGTTCCTCCGGCCCCTGA